The following are from one region of the Stigmatella ashevillena genome:
- a CDS encoding NAD-dependent protein deacetylase, translated as MSALPVPPSPTSAPVDVEALARLMRGRRAVVLTGAGCSTESGIPDYRGPGTRARARNPIQHMEFLNRAEVRARYWARSLLGWPRFSSAQPNAAHHALAALERAGHVQGLITQNVDRLHHAAGSTRVIELHGALAEVRCLTCHTREARASLQERLLALNPGFLEYVVEFRPDGDADLSTEALHSFQTADCLHCDGPLKPDVVFFGDNVPRPTVEAAFALLDEADVLLVVGSSLAIFSGYRFVTRAAERHMPIALINIGECRGASLANVVLEARAGEVLPQLAERLAQG; from the coding sequence ATGTCCGCCCTCCCTGTGCCCCCCTCCCCCACCTCTGCGCCTGTCGATGTGGAGGCCCTGGCCCGCCTGATGCGCGGCCGCCGGGCCGTCGTGCTCACGGGCGCCGGGTGCAGCACCGAGTCAGGAATTCCTGACTACCGTGGCCCTGGAACCCGCGCCCGGGCGCGAAACCCCATCCAGCACATGGAGTTCCTCAATCGGGCCGAGGTCCGGGCACGGTACTGGGCTCGAAGCCTGCTCGGCTGGCCGCGATTCTCGTCCGCCCAGCCCAATGCGGCCCACCATGCCCTGGCCGCCCTGGAGCGGGCTGGGCACGTGCAGGGCCTCATCACCCAGAATGTGGACCGCCTGCACCATGCCGCCGGGAGCACGCGTGTCATCGAGTTGCATGGGGCGCTGGCCGAGGTCCGGTGTCTGACGTGCCACACGCGAGAAGCCCGCGCCTCCTTGCAGGAGCGCCTGCTGGCGCTCAATCCAGGTTTCCTGGAGTACGTGGTGGAGTTCCGGCCCGATGGCGACGCCGATCTGTCCACCGAAGCCCTCCACTCGTTCCAGACCGCGGACTGTCTCCACTGCGACGGCCCCCTGAAGCCCGACGTCGTGTTCTTCGGGGACAACGTGCCTCGCCCCACGGTGGAGGCCGCGTTCGCCCTCCTGGATGAGGCGGACGTGTTGCTGGTGGTGGGCTCGTCCCTGGCCATCTTCTCCGGCTACCGCTTCGTGACCCGGGCCGCCGAGCGCCACATGCCCATCGCGCTCATCAACATCGGGGAGTGCCGCGGGGCCTCCCTGGCGAACGTGGTGCTGGAGGCCCGCGCAGGCGAAGTGCTCCCACAGCTCGCGGAACGCCTCGCTCAGGGTTGA
- a CDS encoding 2-keto-4-pentenoate hydratase, producing the protein MSMTNHPELALVLDRARLDAQPIPPLTRTHPELTLKDAYAIQAEGIRLRTTRAERVIGLKMGLTSEAKRRQMNLDSPVYGVLTQAMQVPANGVFRLQGFIHPKIEPEVAFRTSRELRGRISREEALDACSSVFAAMEILDSRYLDFKYFSLPDVVADNSSSSMFVLGSLERPPRELALANLGMSMEVNGAAVQSALSSAISGDPLLSVVQLCELLAERGEALPAGSIVLAGAATAAHMLQPGDEVRLTVEGLGSVSVSVTR; encoded by the coding sequence ATGTCCATGACGAATCACCCGGAGTTGGCCCTCGTGCTGGACCGGGCTCGGCTCGACGCCCAGCCCATTCCCCCCCTCACACGGACGCACCCGGAGCTGACGCTGAAGGACGCTTATGCCATTCAGGCCGAGGGCATCCGCCTGCGCACCACGCGGGCAGAGCGCGTCATCGGCCTCAAGATGGGACTGACCTCGGAAGCCAAGCGCCGGCAGATGAACCTGGACTCCCCCGTCTACGGGGTGCTCACCCAAGCCATGCAGGTCCCTGCCAACGGCGTCTTCCGGTTGCAGGGGTTCATCCATCCGAAAATCGAGCCCGAAGTGGCCTTCCGCACCTCGCGCGAGCTGCGCGGGCGCATCTCCCGGGAGGAGGCGCTCGATGCGTGCTCAAGCGTGTTCGCCGCCATGGAGATCCTCGATTCGCGCTACCTCGACTTCAAATACTTCTCCTTGCCGGATGTGGTGGCGGACAACTCCTCGTCCTCGATGTTCGTGCTGGGCTCCCTCGAGCGGCCTCCCCGGGAGCTGGCGCTGGCGAACCTCGGAATGTCGATGGAAGTGAACGGCGCGGCCGTGCAGTCGGCGCTCTCCAGCGCCATCTCGGGAGACCCCCTTCTGTCCGTCGTGCAGCTCTGTGAGTTGCTCGCGGAGCGGGGGGAGGCACTGCCCGCGGGGAGCATCGTGCTTGCCGGCGCGGCCACCGCCGCCCACATGCTCCAACCGGGCGACGAGGTCCGGCTCACCGTCGAGGGGCTGGGGAGTGTCTCGGTCTCGGTGACGCGCTGA
- the radC gene encoding RadC family protein, which yields MGRAAAMRMVGVETSAGEGSVRARLSGLDEVRGRLFQLGASALTDPELLSVLLGPGVRTHHLAEALVSGPGGLKALIHMDPLQLCTRPGLGPVRTAQVLAALELGRRAQRATERRPRLRTPREIHTYLSPTLSALRREVFHVLCFNPRNVLLGDVRVAEGTMNTCPVDPREVYAAALSLRATALVFAHNHPSGDPEPSAQDVSLTVQLAEAGQLLGIKVLDHLVLGDGTYVSLLERGLLPGTEGRSTWGAAGGHGS from the coding sequence ATGGGACGGGCGGCGGCGATGAGGATGGTGGGGGTGGAGACATCCGCGGGCGAAGGGTCGGTGAGGGCACGGCTGTCAGGGCTGGACGAGGTGCGGGGGCGCCTCTTCCAGCTGGGCGCCTCGGCCCTCACCGATCCGGAGCTTCTCTCGGTGTTGCTGGGACCAGGCGTGCGCACGCATCACCTCGCCGAGGCGCTTGTCTCTGGGCCCGGTGGGCTCAAGGCGTTGATCCACATGGATCCGCTGCAGCTGTGCACGCGGCCCGGGCTGGGGCCCGTGAGGACCGCGCAGGTGCTCGCGGCGCTGGAACTGGGCCGCCGCGCCCAACGGGCGACGGAGCGGCGCCCGCGGCTGCGGACGCCGAGAGAAATCCACACGTACCTCTCCCCCACCCTGAGCGCGTTGCGGCGAGAGGTCTTCCATGTCCTGTGCTTCAACCCGCGCAACGTGCTGCTGGGAGATGTGCGGGTGGCCGAGGGGACGATGAACACGTGCCCGGTGGATCCGCGCGAGGTGTACGCCGCCGCGCTGAGCCTGAGGGCCACGGCCCTCGTGTTCGCGCACAACCACCCTTCGGGAGATCCCGAGCCCTCGGCGCAGGACGTGAGCCTCACGGTGCAGTTGGCCGAAGCGGGCCAGCTACTGGGCATCAAGGTCCTGGATCACCTGGTGCTGGGGGACGGCACGTACGTGTCCCTGCTGGAGCGAGGACTGCTCCCGGGTACGGAGGGCAGGAGCACATGGGGCGCAGCGGGAGGGCATGGTTCATGA
- a CDS encoding RecQ family ATP-dependent DNA helicase, whose amino-acid sequence MRRMLPEDLPHFVEAQEGLVRHFGLSEFRPGQAEVISSVLSKRNTVVVMPTGAGKSLCYQLPALLLPGLTLVVSPLIALMKDQVEQLTAKSIPATFINSSLSDLERAERMRRLRAREYRLLYVAPERLRSTSFLETLGEVGIDLLAVDEAHCISQWGHDFRPDYAQLGQIRKRLRPPRTMALTATATPEVRDDIIRVLLMKDPQVFAQGFDRPNLFLEVMNVSGDEEKRQGCAQLAAQGGSGIIYCATRKASEGMHAALIGRGVNAFLYHAGMEDEARRQAQEDFMSAKEAVAVATNAFGMGIDKPDIRFVAHANIPRAVEAYYQEVGRAGRDGQPATAVLLFNHADVYTQERLIEGNHPSDVVLGDIWNVLRQVPEFDKGVGVLAGMVGASEFEVSAALRIFEREGKVERGSRGEGEYGLTLTDKAATAHPHAPDAQQLLQSLLATFPPGRSVTTELSVLSRRTGLALEAVRHALGLLEKAGVVTVRRPFSGRTIRALEQVSFQELGVDLSRMREQERRSLLLLKRMTDYAYTKRCRRAFILGYFGQADLEASCGHCDVCTSARMPRLAPLARPSAATGRPENYSELAATELRRWRKALAKDLEIPSFIIFNDSTLLGLAAALPTDRSTFLSVKGTGESRWERFGAKVVEICLMARAAGHEPVAMAEAPRGRRRRE is encoded by the coding sequence ATGCGGCGGATGCTGCCGGAGGATCTGCCCCATTTCGTGGAAGCCCAGGAAGGACTGGTCCGTCACTTCGGCCTGTCCGAGTTCCGGCCGGGGCAGGCCGAGGTCATCAGCTCGGTGCTCAGCAAGCGCAACACCGTGGTGGTGATGCCCACGGGGGCAGGCAAGAGCCTGTGCTACCAGCTGCCCGCCCTGCTGCTGCCTGGACTGACGCTCGTGGTCTCCCCGCTTATCGCGCTGATGAAGGACCAGGTGGAGCAGCTCACCGCGAAGAGCATCCCCGCCACCTTCATCAACTCCTCCCTGTCGGACCTGGAGCGGGCCGAGCGGATGCGGCGGCTGCGCGCCCGGGAATACCGCCTCCTTTATGTGGCCCCCGAGCGTCTGCGCAGCACGAGCTTCCTGGAGACGCTGGGCGAGGTGGGCATTGATCTGCTGGCCGTGGACGAGGCGCACTGCATCTCCCAGTGGGGCCACGACTTCCGGCCGGACTACGCGCAGCTCGGGCAGATCCGCAAGCGCCTGCGTCCCCCGAGGACCATGGCCCTCACCGCCACGGCCACCCCCGAGGTGCGCGACGACATCATCCGCGTGCTGCTGATGAAGGATCCGCAGGTGTTCGCCCAGGGCTTCGACCGGCCCAACCTCTTCCTGGAGGTGATGAACGTCAGCGGGGACGAGGAGAAGCGGCAGGGGTGCGCCCAGCTGGCCGCCCAGGGCGGCAGTGGCATCATCTATTGCGCCACGCGCAAGGCCTCCGAGGGCATGCACGCCGCGCTGATCGGCCGGGGCGTAAACGCCTTCCTGTACCACGCGGGCATGGAGGACGAGGCGCGGCGGCAGGCGCAGGAGGACTTCATGTCGGCCAAGGAGGCGGTGGCGGTGGCCACCAATGCCTTCGGCATGGGCATCGACAAACCGGACATCCGCTTCGTGGCGCACGCCAACATCCCCCGGGCGGTGGAGGCGTATTACCAGGAGGTGGGGCGCGCGGGCCGGGATGGCCAGCCCGCCACGGCGGTGCTGCTCTTCAACCACGCGGACGTCTACACCCAGGAGCGACTCATCGAGGGCAATCACCCGTCGGATGTGGTGCTGGGGGACATCTGGAACGTCCTGCGCCAGGTGCCCGAGTTCGACAAGGGCGTGGGGGTGCTCGCGGGCATGGTGGGGGCCAGCGAGTTCGAGGTCTCCGCGGCGCTGCGCATCTTCGAGCGCGAGGGCAAGGTGGAGCGCGGGAGCCGCGGAGAGGGCGAGTATGGCCTGACGCTCACGGACAAGGCCGCCACCGCCCACCCGCATGCGCCGGATGCCCAGCAGTTGCTCCAATCGCTGCTGGCCACGTTCCCCCCCGGGCGCTCCGTGACGACGGAGCTGTCCGTGCTCTCCCGGCGCACCGGGCTGGCCCTGGAGGCGGTGCGGCACGCCCTGGGGTTGCTGGAGAAGGCAGGCGTGGTGACGGTGCGGCGCCCCTTCTCCGGGCGCACCATCCGTGCCCTGGAGCAGGTGTCCTTCCAGGAGCTGGGCGTGGACTTGAGCCGGATGCGCGAGCAGGAACGGCGCTCCCTGCTGCTGCTCAAGCGGATGACGGACTACGCGTACACGAAGCGGTGCCGGCGGGCCTTCATCCTGGGCTATTTCGGGCAGGCAGACTTGGAGGCGAGCTGCGGCCACTGCGATGTGTGCACGAGTGCCCGGATGCCCCGGCTGGCGCCCCTGGCCCGGCCGTCCGCCGCCACCGGGAGGCCCGAGAACTACAGCGAGCTGGCCGCCACGGAGCTCCGGCGCTGGCGCAAGGCGCTGGCCAAGGATTTGGAGATACCGTCCTTCATCATCTTCAACGACTCGACGCTCCTGGGGCTGGCGGCGGCCCTGCCCACGGACCGGAGCACCTTTCTCTCGGTGAAGGGCACGGGCGAGAGCCGCTGGGAGCGCTTTGGCGCCAAGGTGGTGGAGATCTGCTTGATGGCCCGCGCGGCCGGACATGAGCCCGTGGCCATGGCCGAGGCCCCCCGGGGACGCCGGCGCCGGGAGTGA
- a CDS encoding tetratricopeptide repeat protein: MAKSMVERYEQLLLQDPSSSVFVELAKVLLEKGDISRAISTCEQGVVHHPHSIIGRVLWGKALLQQGRPAQAMEQFDQAVAIDKENPHAYNLIGEVLVQRGLYRSALPILRKAVALQPNDARVRVWLEQTQQSLTGGPPPVVADLPGLTANALTAQALSDEPAAPAEPAAAPALQDLQEEERPEVTGVMRLPVISLVDEKDLDAIPPPPPETDAFSAPASARPTSSPPSRKVEVVMFPPKRPSGTLASVAAPPPPPAGFGGEAQEEEQEEDDLEDTPPYSERVPSEFDPAQSQEDFPPGEESSPEEEEAAAPLAASPAQRSSGDSEPAPSPSSGGGGLLGDLPPPEELAAVPAAARISESARSTSPSRKRATAPKRALLEDIPDAAEPRAAAAPRAARASDVDAAASAAAYEKELREKLAKTATDSSFLSRHGVKLIAGGVCLVVLTVFAWVYISHRAEQGGRTLAEVLARTERVIALDTSTSLEEALTLLDRAREMDDSNSKVWALTAYTHALLFADHGAVADDRQQALAALEHPGVRAEHQGLSLATDVLVADEKGREATRRALLNSSVQGSVELDALAGSLLLEMKQPEKAVARFQLVSESVRALVALGRYYQEFDDIPKALNMYANARKLSPEHPQARIGMAESQLVLDQDLGLALADMEALGKSKDLVDPLRSRQQLIQGRLLTELGRYDEALALLANGTKGPLAFEFYLASGDAGRAAGKLEEAQQSYEAALKLQPRSEDAREGLGRTLLDRDRVKEVLARLDGEGRKVALVRAAAHVRQEDWKRARAELEKTRVNNRYPLEAVGYLALADTMEGNGDQAREILEKAVNGVKKPRTDLRVALGRVYWRQRSLDKAQAQFEEAMKDPRDYEASCSEGRLLLARGLPDMALKPLTQAVERNGFHGEARDALGRALLALGRTDEGFKQFERWRNDNPDSAKAQKGFSLALFHTGKFPEAVESSSRAVKLDANDAEAHRLRAVSLFATGDGKGAFTALSRANSLDPRDPETFCEIGHAFLRQGDAENAAAAFGAARREGPDVTCGQVGEHYVQPSEGGRAAAKALQGIFDRANAVWDKAFAQTALARVLLSAGDVKGAHTAAAEAVKLAPFSGRAQLALGLVALRQRQEEPARTALTKAVELDPANGMARLALADLLVRKSEDLPQAIKEYESFLKLAGGTDEAKRVKKALPPLKKRAK, translated from the coding sequence ATGGCCAAGTCGATGGTGGAGCGGTACGAGCAGCTCCTGCTGCAAGACCCCAGTTCCTCGGTCTTCGTCGAGCTCGCCAAGGTTCTTCTCGAGAAGGGTGACATCTCACGCGCCATCTCGACGTGTGAGCAGGGGGTGGTCCATCACCCGCACTCCATCATCGGACGTGTCCTGTGGGGCAAGGCCCTGCTGCAACAGGGTCGGCCCGCTCAGGCGATGGAGCAGTTTGATCAAGCGGTCGCGATCGACAAGGAGAACCCCCACGCCTACAACCTCATCGGTGAGGTGCTGGTGCAACGGGGGCTGTACCGCTCGGCACTGCCCATCCTGCGCAAGGCCGTCGCGCTTCAACCCAACGATGCGCGCGTCCGCGTGTGGCTGGAGCAGACCCAACAGTCGTTGACGGGAGGCCCGCCGCCAGTGGTCGCGGATCTGCCGGGGCTCACCGCCAATGCGCTCACGGCGCAAGCGCTGAGTGACGAGCCCGCCGCCCCCGCCGAGCCTGCCGCGGCTCCCGCGTTGCAGGATCTGCAGGAAGAAGAGAGGCCCGAAGTGACGGGGGTGATGCGGCTGCCGGTCATCTCCCTCGTGGATGAGAAGGACCTGGATGCGATTCCGCCTCCACCGCCCGAGACCGATGCGTTCAGCGCCCCGGCCAGCGCGCGTCCCACCTCCTCGCCACCGTCGAGGAAGGTGGAGGTCGTGATGTTTCCTCCCAAGCGTCCCTCGGGAACGCTGGCCTCTGTGGCGGCGCCCCCTCCGCCCCCAGCTGGATTTGGCGGGGAGGCGCAAGAGGAGGAGCAGGAAGAGGATGACCTGGAGGACACCCCGCCGTATTCGGAAAGGGTTCCTTCCGAGTTCGATCCGGCGCAGTCACAGGAAGACTTTCCGCCCGGCGAGGAGTCCTCCCCAGAGGAGGAGGAGGCGGCGGCGCCCCTCGCCGCCTCTCCAGCACAGCGGTCTTCCGGGGACAGCGAGCCAGCGCCGTCCCCGTCTTCGGGCGGAGGAGGACTGCTCGGGGACTTGCCTCCTCCGGAAGAGCTGGCCGCGGTGCCCGCAGCGGCACGCATCTCCGAGTCGGCCCGGAGCACATCGCCGTCGAGGAAGCGTGCCACGGCCCCCAAGCGCGCGCTTCTGGAGGACATTCCGGATGCTGCGGAGCCCCGGGCCGCCGCGGCCCCACGCGCGGCGCGCGCCTCCGACGTGGATGCAGCGGCCAGCGCCGCGGCCTACGAGAAGGAACTGCGCGAGAAGCTCGCCAAGACGGCCACGGATTCCTCTTTCCTCTCGCGCCACGGGGTGAAGCTCATCGCGGGCGGCGTCTGCCTGGTGGTGCTGACCGTGTTCGCATGGGTGTACATCTCCCATCGCGCGGAGCAGGGGGGCAGGACGCTCGCGGAGGTGCTGGCGCGCACCGAGCGGGTCATCGCCCTCGACACGAGCACTTCCTTGGAGGAGGCGCTCACGCTGCTCGACCGTGCGCGCGAGATGGACGACAGCAACAGCAAGGTCTGGGCGCTGACGGCCTATACACATGCGCTCCTCTTCGCGGACCACGGCGCGGTGGCCGATGATCGGCAGCAGGCGCTCGCGGCGCTGGAGCATCCGGGGGTGCGCGCCGAGCACCAGGGGCTCAGCCTGGCCACGGATGTGTTGGTGGCCGATGAGAAGGGACGCGAGGCCACCCGCCGCGCGTTGCTCAACTCCAGCGTGCAGGGCTCCGTCGAGCTGGATGCGCTGGCGGGCAGCCTGCTCCTGGAGATGAAGCAGCCCGAGAAGGCCGTGGCGCGCTTCCAACTGGTCTCCGAAAGCGTCCGCGCGCTGGTGGCGCTGGGCCGCTACTACCAGGAGTTCGACGACATTCCGAAAGCCCTCAACATGTACGCGAATGCCCGGAAGCTCTCTCCGGAGCACCCCCAGGCACGCATCGGCATGGCGGAGAGCCAGCTGGTGCTTGACCAGGACCTGGGCCTGGCACTGGCGGACATGGAGGCGCTCGGCAAGAGCAAGGATCTGGTGGACCCCCTGCGCTCGCGGCAGCAGCTCATCCAGGGCCGGCTGCTGACGGAGCTGGGGCGGTACGACGAGGCGCTGGCCTTGTTGGCCAATGGGACGAAGGGTCCGCTCGCCTTCGAGTTCTACCTCGCCTCCGGGGACGCGGGCCGCGCGGCGGGGAAGCTCGAGGAGGCCCAGCAGTCGTATGAGGCCGCCCTCAAGCTCCAGCCCCGGAGCGAGGATGCCCGGGAGGGGCTGGGGCGCACGTTGCTGGACCGGGACCGCGTCAAAGAGGTGCTCGCGCGGTTGGATGGCGAGGGCCGCAAGGTGGCGCTGGTGCGCGCGGCGGCCCACGTCCGGCAGGAGGACTGGAAGCGCGCCCGCGCGGAGTTGGAGAAGACGCGGGTGAACAACCGCTACCCCCTCGAGGCCGTCGGCTATCTGGCCTTGGCGGACACCATGGAGGGCAACGGAGACCAGGCGCGCGAGATCCTGGAGAAGGCCGTCAACGGCGTGAAGAAACCCCGGACGGATCTCCGGGTGGCGCTCGGGCGGGTGTACTGGCGCCAGCGCTCGCTGGACAAGGCACAGGCCCAGTTCGAGGAGGCCATGAAGGATCCGCGCGACTACGAGGCCTCCTGCTCCGAGGGGCGGCTGCTGCTGGCCCGCGGACTGCCGGACATGGCCCTCAAGCCCCTCACGCAGGCGGTGGAGCGCAATGGCTTCCATGGCGAAGCCCGGGATGCGCTCGGCCGGGCCCTGCTCGCGCTGGGCCGCACGGACGAGGGCTTCAAGCAATTCGAGCGGTGGCGCAATGACAACCCGGACAGCGCCAAGGCGCAGAAGGGGTTCTCCCTGGCGCTCTTCCACACGGGGAAGTTCCCAGAGGCGGTGGAGTCCTCCAGCCGCGCGGTGAAGCTCGATGCCAATGACGCCGAGGCGCACCGCCTTCGGGCCGTCAGCCTCTTTGCCACCGGTGATGGCAAGGGCGCCTTCACCGCCCTGTCACGCGCCAACAGCCTGGATCCGCGGGACCCCGAGACTTTCTGCGAGATTGGCCATGCCTTCCTTCGCCAGGGAGACGCGGAGAACGCGGCGGCGGCCTTCGGCGCGGCGCGGCGCGAGGGGCCCGATGTGACGTGTGGCCAGGTGGGCGAGCACTACGTCCAGCCGTCTGAAGGCGGGCGCGCGGCGGCCAAGGCGCTGCAGGGCATCTTCGACCGGGCCAATGCCGTTTGGGACAAGGCCTTCGCGCAGACGGCCCTCGCCCGGGTGCTGCTGAGCGCGGGAGATGTGAAGGGCGCTCACACGGCCGCGGCGGAGGCCGTGAAGCTGGCCCCGTTCAGCGGGCGCGCCCAGCTGGCCCTGGGGCTCGTGGCCTTGCGCCAGCGGCAGGAAGAGCCCGCCCGGACGGCGCTCACCAAGGCCGTGGAACTGGATCCGGCCAATGGCATGGCGCGCCTGGCCTTGGCGGATCTGCTCGTGCGCAAGTCCGAGGACCTGCCGCAAGCCATCAAGGAGTATGAGTCGTTCCTCAAGCTGGCGGGTGGAACGGACGAGGCGAAGCGGGTGAAGAAGGCCCTGCCTCCCCTCAAGAAACGAGCCAAGTAG
- a CDS encoding SDR family oxidoreductase: MRPAVVVTGISGNLGRTLAKLLHKSERIIGIDRRPFVGRPKDVEMYQLDLRKKKAEDVFRKNEIRAVIHMGIMHDPRMSEEEHHSFNVVGTTRLLEYCAKYGVKKVIVLSSANVYGPSPDNSNFLTEDAPLMAASRFSGVRDLIEVDMLAHGFFWRHPDIHTVILRPVHIVGPTIRNAPSNYLRLRHPWTLAGFDPMVQLIHVEDVARAMLEALRPEPKGVYNVVGPGEVPLSSVLRELGHAPIPVPHPIARPVLGMLFKYRLANFPPPELDHIQFLCNVDGHRWRDEMGWKPRHSMRETIRSVIGD; the protein is encoded by the coding sequence ATGAGACCGGCGGTCGTCGTCACGGGCATCAGTGGCAACCTGGGCCGTACCCTCGCCAAGCTCTTGCATAAGAGCGAGCGCATCATCGGCATTGACCGGCGCCCCTTCGTGGGCAGGCCGAAGGATGTCGAGATGTACCAGTTGGACTTGCGCAAGAAGAAGGCCGAGGACGTCTTCCGCAAGAACGAGATCCGCGCCGTCATCCACATGGGCATCATGCATGACCCGCGCATGAGCGAGGAGGAGCACCACTCCTTCAACGTGGTGGGCACCACGCGCCTGCTGGAGTACTGCGCCAAGTACGGCGTGAAGAAAGTGATCGTCCTCTCCTCGGCCAACGTCTACGGGCCCAGTCCGGACAACTCCAACTTCCTGACCGAGGACGCGCCGCTCATGGCGGCCAGCCGGTTCTCGGGGGTGAGGGACTTGATCGAAGTGGACATGCTCGCGCATGGCTTCTTCTGGCGGCACCCCGACATCCACACCGTCATCCTCCGGCCCGTGCACATCGTGGGGCCCACCATCCGGAACGCGCCCTCCAACTACCTGCGGCTGCGCCACCCGTGGACGCTGGCCGGGTTTGATCCGATGGTGCAGCTCATCCACGTGGAGGATGTGGCGCGCGCCATGCTGGAGGCCCTGCGTCCAGAGCCCAAGGGCGTCTACAACGTCGTCGGTCCGGGCGAGGTGCCCCTGTCGTCCGTGTTGCGCGAGCTGGGCCACGCCCCCATCCCCGTGCCCCATCCCATCGCACGCCCCGTGCTGGGCATGCTCTTCAAGTACCGTCTGGCCAACTTCCCCCCGCCCGAGTTGGATCACATCCAGTTCCTCTGCAACGTGGATGGCCACCGCTGGCGCGACGAGATGGGCTGGAAGCCGCGCCACTCCATGCGCGAGACCATCCGCTCCGTCATCGGGGACTAG
- a CDS encoding DUF3006 domain-containing protein, whose protein sequence is MTAMVGSGDGGHSAGQTGQAWQVEVMEDTRAQVVVLDTGQARTVDRSALPREAREGDVVVDGRLDPELRARMAREVAEIRARRAVPAPRGLDLEGSPAPPLTTRKEQ, encoded by the coding sequence ATGACGGCGATGGTGGGAAGCGGAGACGGAGGGCACAGCGCCGGTCAGACCGGGCAGGCCTGGCAGGTGGAGGTGATGGAGGACACACGCGCCCAGGTGGTGGTGCTGGACACAGGGCAGGCCCGGACCGTGGACCGCTCCGCCCTTCCCCGGGAGGCCCGGGAGGGCGACGTGGTGGTGGATGGCCGGTTGGACCCCGAGCTGAGGGCCCGCATGGCCCGAGAGGTCGCCGAAATCCGGGCCCGCCGGGCTGTTCCTGCTCCTCGGGGACTCGACCTGGAAGGTAGTCCCGCTCCTCCGTTGACGACGCGAAAGGAACAGTGA
- a CDS encoding aldehyde dehydrogenase: protein MEKVLNYIGGELVPPTSQQWLDKPEPATAELYAHVPDSDETDVQRAVEAATNAFPAWAAMPASERARLLRRVADTVRARLEAFARAESIDTGKPLSVASSVDIPRSILNLEFFADAVTQFSSEAHATDALALNYTLRSPLGVVGCISPWNLPLYLFTWKIAPALAMGNCVVAKPSEVTPMTAFLLAQVCREVGLPPGVLNIVHGLGAKVGAALSRHPDIAALSFTGSTRTGAEIARTAAPLFKKLSLEMGGKNPNVIFADCDFDEALATTVRSSFANQGQICLCGPRIFVQAPLYERFKAALVERTRALKVGDPLEPGTDQGALVSQQHFEKVMGYIDLAVQEGGRLLTGGRRAKLDGRCRNGWFVEPTLVEGLGPECRTNQEEIFGPVATLTPFEREEEVLAWANSTRYGLAASVWTKDLSRAHRFAAKLHSGIVWVNCWMLRDLRTPFGGVKDSGVGREGGHEVLRFFTEPKNVCVKL from the coding sequence TTGGAGAAGGTCCTCAACTACATCGGTGGGGAGCTGGTTCCACCCACCTCTCAGCAGTGGCTCGACAAACCCGAGCCCGCGACGGCCGAGCTGTATGCCCACGTGCCCGACTCGGATGAGACCGACGTCCAGCGCGCCGTCGAGGCGGCCACGAACGCCTTTCCTGCCTGGGCGGCCATGCCCGCCTCCGAGCGGGCCCGGCTGTTGCGCCGAGTGGCCGACACGGTTCGCGCGCGCCTGGAGGCATTCGCCCGCGCCGAGTCCATTGATACCGGCAAGCCCTTGTCGGTGGCCTCCAGCGTGGACATTCCGCGCAGCATCCTCAACCTCGAGTTCTTCGCGGACGCGGTGACGCAGTTCTCCAGCGAGGCCCACGCCACCGACGCTCTGGCGCTCAACTACACCCTGCGCTCGCCGCTGGGCGTGGTGGGGTGCATTTCTCCCTGGAACCTGCCGCTCTACCTGTTCACCTGGAAGATTGCCCCCGCGCTCGCCATGGGCAATTGCGTGGTGGCCAAGCCCTCCGAGGTGACGCCGATGACCGCCTTCCTCCTGGCGCAGGTGTGCCGGGAGGTGGGGCTGCCGCCGGGAGTGCTCAACATCGTGCACGGGCTGGGGGCCAAGGTGGGCGCCGCCCTGAGCCGCCATCCGGACATCGCCGCGCTCTCCTTCACGGGGAGCACGCGCACGGGAGCCGAGATTGCCCGGACCGCGGCGCCCCTCTTCAAGAAGCTCTCGCTAGAGATGGGGGGAAAGAACCCCAATGTCATCTTTGCGGACTGCGACTTCGACGAGGCGCTGGCCACCACGGTCCGTTCGTCCTTCGCCAACCAGGGGCAGATCTGCCTCTGCGGCCCCCGCATCTTCGTGCAGGCCCCCCTCTACGAGCGCTTCAAGGCGGCGCTGGTGGAGCGCACCCGGGCCCTGAAGGTGGGTGACCCCCTGGAGCCGGGCACGGACCAGGGCGCGCTCGTCTCCCAGCAGCACTTCGAGAAGGTGATGGGCTACATCGATCTGGCTGTCCAGGAGGGAGGTCGGCTCCTCACGGGAGGCCGGCGGGCGAAGCTGGACGGGCGGTGCCGCAATGGGTGGTTCGTGGAGCCCACGCTCGTGGAAGGGCTGGGGCCGGAGTGCCGCACCAACCAGGAGGAGATCTTCGGGCCAGTGGCCACGCTCACGCCGTTCGAGCGGGAGGAGGAGGTGCTCGCATGGGCCAACTCCACCCGCTACGGGCTGGCGGCGAGCGTGTGGACGAAGGACTTGAGCCGGGCACACCGCTTCGCCGCGAAGCTTCACAGCGGCATCGTCTGGGTGAACTGCTGGATGCTGAGGGATCTGCGGACGCCCTTTGGCGGGGTGAAGGACTCCGGGGTAGGGCGAGAGGGAGGCCACGAGGTGCTGCGCTTCTTCACCGAGCCGAAGAACGTGTGCGTGAAGCTATGA